The following are encoded in a window of Solidesulfovibrio magneticus RS-1 genomic DNA:
- a CDS encoding PilZ domain-containing protein, giving the protein MEEKRTYMRIPTRLRGHLRLVPNADEMPLYRETPPMGSTPCAVDPRDPGISEPLFSLLCTINSKLDMLLAMQDRDVLETDFPVTMDITEISGAGVRFSTTEELSLEQPVEAVIVLARFPMRLAGAMGRIIRREEIDGQVVYALDFTRIRERDLESIVQFVFQSQRDDLRGKKWD; this is encoded by the coding sequence GTGGAAGAAAAACGCACCTACATGCGCATCCCCACGCGACTGCGCGGGCATCTGCGTCTTGTGCCAAACGCGGACGAAATGCCGCTTTACCGGGAAACGCCGCCCATGGGATCCACGCCCTGCGCCGTGGACCCGCGCGATCCCGGCATCAGTGAGCCGCTTTTTTCGTTGCTTTGCACCATCAATTCCAAGCTCGACATGCTGCTGGCCATGCAGGATCGGGACGTGCTGGAAACGGACTTCCCGGTGACCATGGACATCACGGAAATCAGCGGGGCCGGGGTGCGATTTTCCACTACGGAAGAGCTGTCCCTGGAGCAGCCGGTTGAAGCCGTCATTGTGCTGGCGCGCTTCCCCATGCGCCTGGCCGGGGCCATGGGCCGGATTATCCGGCGCGAGGAAATCGACGGTCAAGTGGTGTATGCCTTGGATTTCACGCGCATCCGGGAACGCGACCTGGAGAGCATCGTGCAATTCGTCTTTCAGAGCCAGCGCGACGACCTTCGCGGGAAAAAGTGGGACTAG
- the ileS gene encoding isoleucine--tRNA ligase, producing the protein MTTDYKKTLRLPQTSFPMKANLREKEPETLKYWADNSIYQAMLAARENAPRYILHDGPPYANGHLHMGHALNKILKDIIVKSRHLAGFQAPYVPGWDCHGLPIEHKVSQELKAKGKENLPAVTVRRLCRDYATKFVDIQRKEFKRLGVFGDWDDPYLTMRPSYEAATALALCDFVENGSVYRGKKPIHWCLSCQTALAEAEVEYADEVSPSVYVRFPLTDPKIKDVFPMADPGKAYAVIWTTTPWTLPDNMAVALHPEFTYALVAAGEGQYVLALELLDAVRELFGWTEATVLAEAPGAALEGLAARHPFYDRPSPIVTADYVTLDAGTGLVHTAPGHGREDYDTGLRNGLDILSPLDDAGRFLDVVPYFAGLTVWEANPKVIEKLTEVGHLLASKKLKHSYPHCWRCKEPVIFRATTQWFIAMEAGELRQKALSAIENDVEWIPAWGKERIHNMIAFRPDWCISRQRNWGVPILALICESCDAAYNDADWMRSVATKFADHERGCDYWFEAALDVIVPAGLTCPQCGGTHWRKETDILDVWFDSGTSFAAVLEKRPELGFPANMYLEGSDQHRGWFHSSLLASMGTRGVAPYKQVLTHGYVVDGEGRKMSKSLGNGMEPQEIIDKHGAEILRLWTSAVDYRDDIRISEEILARLVEAYRRIRNTCRFILGNLSDFDPTAHDVAPADMLPLDRYALEAVAAGHQRMAEAYEAYEFHKVFHTLHNLCVTDLSAFYLDILKDRLYVSAGASHERRSAQAALWRILRVLLLDMAPILSFTAEEVFRHTQPGQRGPGASVFAMEPLDVTGWRLDEALREQLDIVAALRAEVTRAIEPRRKAGEVGQSLETAISLYLPEDVLASVSGLGMDLREVFIVSQVTLVPAGQAPADAVACEAVSGAFVGVARAKGQKCARCWIYSEEMAGPQHPDLCPRCAAVLAAEGI; encoded by the coding sequence ATGACCACCGATTATAAAAAGACTCTGCGGCTTCCCCAGACCTCCTTTCCCATGAAGGCCAACCTCAGGGAGAAGGAGCCGGAAACCCTGAAATATTGGGCCGACAACAGCATTTACCAAGCCATGCTCGCGGCCCGGGAAAACGCCCCCCGCTACATACTCCACGACGGCCCGCCCTATGCCAACGGCCACCTGCACATGGGCCACGCCCTCAACAAGATTTTAAAGGACATCATCGTCAAGTCGCGCCATCTGGCCGGCTTTCAAGCCCCCTACGTGCCCGGCTGGGACTGCCACGGCCTGCCCATCGAGCACAAGGTGTCCCAGGAACTCAAGGCCAAGGGCAAGGAAAACCTGCCCGCCGTCACCGTGCGCCGCCTGTGCCGGGATTACGCCACGAAATTCGTGGACATCCAGCGCAAGGAATTCAAGCGCCTGGGCGTTTTCGGCGACTGGGACGATCCTTATCTGACCATGCGTCCCTCTTATGAGGCGGCAACGGCCTTGGCCTTGTGCGATTTTGTGGAGAACGGCTCGGTTTATCGTGGCAAGAAGCCCATCCATTGGTGCCTGTCCTGCCAGACCGCCCTGGCCGAAGCCGAGGTGGAATACGCCGACGAGGTTTCGCCCTCGGTCTATGTCCGTTTCCCCCTGACCGATCCCAAGATCAAGGACGTCTTCCCCATGGCCGATCCGGGGAAGGCCTACGCCGTCATCTGGACCACCACGCCCTGGACCCTGCCGGACAACATGGCCGTGGCGCTGCATCCCGAATTCACCTACGCCCTAGTGGCCGCAGGCGAAGGCCAGTACGTCCTGGCCCTGGAGCTTCTCGACGCCGTGCGCGAATTGTTCGGCTGGACCGAGGCCACCGTCCTGGCCGAAGCCCCGGGCGCGGCCCTGGAAGGTTTGGCCGCCCGCCATCCCTTCTACGACCGGCCGTCCCCCATCGTCACCGCCGACTACGTCACCCTGGACGCCGGCACGGGCCTGGTCCACACCGCCCCGGGCCACGGCCGCGAGGACTACGACACGGGCCTGCGCAACGGCCTGGACATCCTCTCGCCCCTGGACGACGCCGGCCGGTTCCTGGACGTGGTCCCCTACTTCGCCGGACTGACCGTCTGGGAGGCCAATCCCAAGGTCATCGAGAAGCTGACCGAGGTCGGCCATCTGCTGGCTTCCAAGAAGCTCAAGCACTCCTACCCCCACTGCTGGCGCTGCAAGGAGCCGGTCATCTTCCGGGCTACCACCCAGTGGTTTATTGCCATGGAAGCCGGCGAACTGCGTCAAAAGGCCCTGTCCGCCATCGAAAACGACGTGGAGTGGATTCCGGCCTGGGGCAAGGAACGCATCCACAACATGATCGCTTTTCGCCCCGACTGGTGCATCTCGCGCCAGCGCAACTGGGGCGTGCCCATCCTGGCCCTTATCTGCGAATCCTGCGACGCTGCCTACAACGACGCCGACTGGATGCGCTCGGTGGCCACGAAATTCGCCGACCACGAGCGGGGCTGCGACTACTGGTTCGAGGCGGCCCTTGACGTCATCGTGCCGGCCGGGCTGACCTGCCCCCAATGCGGCGGGACCCACTGGCGCAAGGAGACCGACATCCTCGATGTCTGGTTCGACTCGGGCACGAGCTTTGCCGCTGTCCTCGAAAAGCGCCCGGAACTCGGCTTCCCGGCCAACATGTATCTCGAAGGCTCGGACCAGCATCGCGGTTGGTTCCACAGCTCGCTTCTGGCCTCCATGGGCACGCGCGGCGTCGCGCCCTACAAGCAGGTGCTCACCCACGGCTACGTCGTTGACGGCGAAGGCCGCAAGATGTCCAAGTCCCTGGGCAACGGCATGGAACCCCAGGAGATCATCGACAAGCACGGGGCCGAGATCCTGCGCCTGTGGACGTCGGCCGTGGACTACCGCGACGACATCCGCATCTCCGAGGAGATCCTGGCCCGGCTGGTCGAGGCCTACCGCCGCATCCGCAACACCTGCCGGTTCATCCTCGGCAATCTTTCCGATTTCGACCCGACCGCCCATGACGTGGCCCCGGCCGACATGCTGCCCCTGGACCGCTACGCCCTGGAGGCCGTGGCCGCCGGCCATCAGCGTATGGCCGAAGCCTACGAGGCCTACGAGTTCCACAAGGTGTTCCACACCCTGCACAACCTGTGCGTCACCGACCTGTCGGCCTTCTACCTCGACATCTTAAAGGACCGGCTCTACGTCTCGGCCGGCGCTTCCCACGAGCGCCGCTCGGCCCAGGCCGCGCTGTGGCGCATCCTGCGCGTGCTGCTCCTGGACATGGCCCCGATCCTGTCGTTTACTGCCGAGGAAGTCTTCCGCCACACCCAGCCCGGCCAGCGCGGGCCGGGCGCGTCCGTCTTCGCCATGGAGCCCCTGGACGTTACGGGCTGGCGGCTGGACGAGGCCCTGCGCGAACAGTTGGACATCGTGGCCGCCCTGCGGGCCGAAGTGACCAGGGCCATCGAACCCCGGCGCAAGGCCGGCGAGGTGGGCCAGTCCCTGGAGACGGCCATTTCGCTCTATCTGCCCGAGGACGTGCTGGCCTCGGTGTCGGGCCTGGGCATGGACCTGCGCGAGGTGTTCATCGTCTCCCAGGTGACGCTGGTCCCGGCCGGGCAAGCCCCGGCCGACGCCGTCGCCTGCGAAGCCGTGTCCGGCGCGTTTGTGGGCGTGGCCCGGGCCAAGGGCCAGAAATGCGCCCGGTGCTGGATCTACAGCGAGGAAATGGCCGGCCCGCAGCACCCGGACCTGTGTCCGCGTTGCGCCGCCGTGTTGGCCGCCGAGGGAATCTAG
- the lspA gene encoding signal peptidase II produces MRKSYRIALPIAVLVVILDQLTKLWIQDHMVLYTTRTVIPGFFNIVHVLNRGAAFGFLNRSDIQWQTYFFFAATALAVLIIFHLLRMARDDDKLLITGLGLILGGAVGNLIDRIKTGEVVDFLDFYWKTFHWPAFNVADIAIFLGSLGLVFAFYRLRRPPQDS; encoded by the coding sequence ATGCGTAAAAGCTATCGGATCGCCCTGCCCATCGCCGTGCTGGTGGTCATCCTGGACCAGCTCACCAAGCTGTGGATCCAGGACCACATGGTGCTTTACACCACCCGCACGGTGATCCCGGGCTTTTTCAACATCGTCCACGTGCTCAACCGCGGGGCGGCGTTTGGATTTCTCAACCGCTCCGACATCCAGTGGCAGACCTATTTCTTTTTTGCCGCCACCGCCCTGGCCGTGCTCATCATCTTCCACTTGCTGCGCATGGCCCGCGATGACGACAAGCTGCTCATCACCGGGCTGGGCCTTATCCTCGGCGGGGCCGTGGGCAACCTCATCGACCGCATCAAGACCGGGGAAGTCGTGGATTTCCTGGACTTCTACTGGAAAACCTTTCACTGGCCGGCTTTCAACGTCGCCGATATCGCCATTTTCCTCGGGTCGCTGGGGCTGGTGTTCGCCTTCTACCGCCTGCGCCGGCCGCCCCAGGATTCCTGA
- a CDS encoding PLD nuclease N-terminal domain-containing protein — translation MILPELPAMTPGQLALFLGLMALPILPNFLAIWHSFYRVFPTHTEKMFWFLLAIFVPVLGGIAYLIWGRKRGHKPS, via the coding sequence ATGATTCTGCCTGAACTGCCAGCCATGACCCCGGGCCAACTGGCCCTTTTCCTGGGCCTGATGGCCCTGCCCATTCTTCCCAATTTCCTTGCGATATGGCACAGCTTCTACCGGGTGTTCCCCACCCATACCGAGAAGATGTTCTGGTTCCTTCTGGCCATTTTCGTGCCCGTGCTCGGAGGGATCGCCTATCTCATCTGGGGACGCAAGCGAGGTCATAAACCGTCATGA
- the ybgF gene encoding tol-pal system protein YbgF: MKMRHDAAAALAAVMLAALVGGCAPAQPKGPAPLNTPADMWAELENAKGEIRRLNAKVEELSQQVDGNRQDPELAGRITRLEGQVSRMASQLAIDVDGGGAAHAPAAQAGAYAPAPAAAGYGSAPQTNYGPGAAYGGGQGQPAYGAGQGQAGYGAANDEPSIPPYNPQTGYAAPQAPAAPAPAAPASDAQSPADAVYAKGLTSFNSRQYQQALGIFQEFARNFKSSPLMANAMFWTGECYFQLGDFANAALSYQEVIEKYPKSAKHADALFKRGVAFSKLGNAGAAKLSFKEVIDKYPDSAFAARAKTMMPK, translated from the coding sequence ATGAAGATGCGCCACGATGCTGCTGCGGCCTTGGCCGCCGTGATGCTCGCCGCCCTGGTCGGCGGCTGCGCTCCGGCCCAGCCCAAAGGCCCCGCGCCCCTCAATACCCCGGCCGACATGTGGGCCGAACTGGAAAACGCCAAGGGCGAAATCCGCCGTTTGAACGCCAAGGTCGAGGAACTTTCCCAGCAGGTGGACGGCAACCGCCAGGACCCTGAACTGGCCGGGAGAATCACCCGTCTGGAGGGTCAGGTGAGCCGCATGGCCTCCCAGCTGGCCATTGATGTCGATGGCGGCGGCGCGGCCCATGCCCCGGCTGCCCAGGCAGGCGCTTACGCCCCAGCGCCCGCGGCCGCCGGATACGGCAGCGCGCCCCAGACCAATTACGGCCCGGGAGCCGCCTACGGCGGGGGCCAAGGCCAGCCTGCCTACGGCGCAGGACAGGGCCAGGCCGGTTACGGCGCTGCCAACGACGAGCCCAGCATTCCGCCCTACAATCCCCAGACCGGTTACGCCGCCCCCCAGGCTCCGGCCGCGCCCGCGCCGGCCGCGCCGGCCTCGGACGCCCAAAGCCCGGCCGACGCCGTCTACGCCAAGGGCCTGACCAGCTTTAATAGCCGCCAATACCAGCAGGCCCTGGGCATTTTCCAGGAGTTCGCCCGCAACTTCAAATCCAGCCCGCTGATGGCCAACGCGATGTTCTGGACCGGCGAGTGCTATTTCCAGCTCGGCGATTTCGCCAACGCCGCCCTGTCCTACCAGGAAGTCATCGAGAAGTACCCCAAGAGCGCCAAGCACGCCGACGCCCTGTTCAAACGCGGCGTGGCCTTCTCCAAGCTCGGCAACGCCGGCGCGGCCAAGCTGTCGTTCAAGGAAGTCATCGACAAATACCCGGACTCCGCTTTCGCCGCCCGGGCCAAGACCATGATGCCCAAATAG
- a CDS encoding protein phosphatase CheZ yields MVNDDELLERLLEKIVQEVVPDLRESIGATIEKEVARTLSRALLESEFHKRLNQEMRDGLQDIYKEIVQAAKHGADQSAEADGNRHQADQLFQEAAQQLDNILQTTESATSEIMDIVEKHMELQAECAAILDGLPGGYAGPKEVTRLKSANEALGEDLMRIMTTLSFQDLTGQRIKRIITAIKKVEQIVLDLYLSTGLQIRAQAQAPDRNIEDLKAEAKQKVSELKGPQSDVKQGDVDDLLAQLGLD; encoded by the coding sequence ATGGTCAACGACGACGAACTGCTCGAACGGCTGCTGGAAAAGATCGTCCAGGAAGTGGTGCCCGACCTGCGCGAGAGCATCGGGGCCACCATTGAGAAGGAAGTGGCCAGGACCTTGTCCCGGGCGCTTTTGGAAAGCGAATTCCACAAGCGCCTGAACCAGGAGATGCGCGACGGCCTCCAGGACATCTATAAAGAGATTGTCCAGGCGGCCAAGCACGGCGCCGACCAGTCTGCCGAAGCCGACGGCAACAGACACCAGGCCGACCAGCTCTTTCAAGAAGCGGCCCAGCAGCTCGACAATATCCTCCAGACCACGGAATCGGCCACGTCCGAAATCATGGACATCGTCGAGAAGCACATGGAACTGCAAGCCGAATGCGCCGCCATCCTCGACGGCCTGCCCGGCGGCTATGCCGGCCCCAAGGAAGTCACGCGGCTCAAAAGCGCCAACGAGGCCCTTGGCGAAGACCTCATGCGCATCATGACGACCCTAAGCTTCCAGGATCTCACCGGCCAGCGCATCAAGCGCATCATCACGGCCATCAAGAAGGTCGAACAGATCGTCCTGGATCTCTATCTTTCCACGGGCTTGCAGATCCGCGCCCAGGCCCAGGCCCCGGACCGCAACATCGAGGACCTCAAAGCCGAGGCCAAGCAGAAGGTCTCCGAACTCAAGGGGCCGCAGTCCGACGTCAAACAGGGCGACGTGGACGACCTGCTCGCCCAGCTCGGTCTGGACTAG
- a CDS encoding NIL domain-containing protein: MENQPTTYRKVVYLTFPPESSGKPLVCDLARVHGLSFSILKAQITPRQEGQMTIEITGEREAYKRGVAYLQEQGVGVAPVAQRISRDEDSCIHCGMCTALCPTKALAVNLESRLVVFDGEVCSACGMCTKVCPVKAMEILLENGVM, translated from the coding sequence ATGGAAAATCAGCCAACAACGTATCGCAAGGTCGTCTACCTGACCTTTCCCCCCGAATCTTCGGGCAAACCGCTGGTCTGCGATCTGGCCCGGGTGCATGGCCTGAGCTTCAGCATCCTCAAGGCCCAGATCACCCCGCGCCAGGAAGGCCAGATGACCATCGAGATCACGGGCGAGCGCGAGGCCTACAAGCGCGGCGTGGCCTACCTCCAGGAGCAGGGCGTGGGCGTGGCCCCGGTGGCCCAGCGCATCTCCCGCGACGAGGACAGCTGCATCCACTGCGGCATGTGCACGGCCCTTTGCCCCACCAAGGCCCTGGCCGTGAACCTTGAGAGCCGGCTGGTGGTCTTCGACGGCGAGGTCTGCTCGGCCTGCGGCATGTGCACCAAGGTGTGTCCGGTGAAAGCCATGGAGATCCTGCTCGAAAACGGCGTCATGTGA